A single region of the Mercenaria mercenaria strain notata chromosome 6, MADL_Memer_1, whole genome shotgun sequence genome encodes:
- the LOC123550086 gene encoding uncharacterized protein LOC123550086 — protein MSQDPDYYRTVSLKLSEVLCDIGVNERMLLKRRRVYLLMETTFTSTQRLLRENIFTFQFGSRSEGSTTIGLHSDIDTLICVRTLIVIQNWSEWQLGRHNLLMIQDETTSPGYCILQMLRDDEPLPISISIPDHITDRTYTVIRGKVLMKNTCFRDIPLAGSVVNGPASSRQGSPCYADQDYVVAYHCKSWPVEAQSWLVRQGIGKWPSEEMKRYCETTGCFVVPVSSKNSQHEELEWRLSTAQAEKCLMFSLNITQLRCYILMKMILKTFINPQFNGALSSYMCKTVLFHCIQNTRSNIWVQSNLLTCLMCCLTVLQNFVREENCPHFILPKNNLMAERISPCNKHKILEILHDILQGEGRALMEIPIDDLGRRLKVKMNMDEAFQYYPTPSHIHTQISTELLLSTSHTISLSHIHVLQKLNLDGNAIVRDNLSNFMSTLTNVYRKMGFNRLEKYVLKLITPMFSSSLGSVIASHDIYTTHSISPEALSWFSFGLNSDVASGGLKLASALYCVGDMERAELVLRNTDENYDLNTVEPVCQCNNRDWFYQRQGFMHKCNTGNEEVLKHYTAFCVRFLRCEICCVPKELQSEMFRSTQEDRLERDEMFDNWMDLAVVDSLPYLYFLQYKTYGALQRMADQQCALENLVTSIETESKLGHKETALNLLGQCMEQEKRQIDALHCYMISLNTQARNNVANFLICRLLNEIVSMQRNTPS, from the coding sequence aTGTCGCAAGATCCTGATTATTACCGGACTGTATCACTGAAACTGTCAGAGGTGCTCTGTGACATTGGTGTCAATGAGAGAATGCTTCTGAAGAGGAGGAGGGTGTATTTGTTGATGGAAACTACGTTCACTAGTACACAAAGATTGCTGAGAGAGAACATATTCACCTTTCAGTTTGGTAGCCGATCTGAAGGGTCTACAACGATAGGACTCCATTCAGATATTGATACGCTCATCTGCGTCAGAACGCTTATTGTGATACAGAACTGGAGTGAGTGGCAACTAGGCAGGCATAATTTGCTGATGATCCAGGATGAGACTACCTCACCAGGTTACTGTATACTACAAATGCTAAGGGATGATGAGCCTCTTCCTATTTCCATTTCTATACCTGATCATATAACAGACAGAACTTATACAGTTATCAGAGGTAAAGTGCTGATGAAGAACACATGTTTCAGAGATATCCCTTTAGCAGGAAGTGTAGTAAATGGTCCTGCTTCCTCAAGGCAAGGAAGTCCATGTTATGCAGATCAAGATTATGTTGTAGCATACCACTGTAAATCATGGCCTGTAGAAGCCCAATCTTGGTTAGTAAGACAAGGTATAGGAAAGTGGCCTTCAGAGGAAATGAAGAGATATTGCGAGACTACAGGATGTTTTGTTGTACCAGTGAGCAGTAAAAATAGCCAACATGAAGAACTTGAATGGAGATTATCTACTGCTCAGGCTGAAAAATGTCTGATGTTCAGTTTAAACATCACCCAATTAAGATGTTACATCCTGATGAAgatgattcttaaaacattcataaatccTCAATTTAATGGTGCCCTTTCAAGTTATATgtgcaaaactgttttatttcattgtatacaaAATACACGTTCAAATATCTGGGTGCAATCTAACTTACTTACATGTTTGATGTGCTGCCTTACAGTATTGCAGAACTTTGTAAGAGAAGAAAACTGTCCACATTTTATATTGCCTAAAAACAATCTGATGGCCGAAAGAATTTCTCCTTGTAACAAACATAAAATTCTGGAAATCCTACATGATATCTTACAAGGTGAAGGTCGTGCACTGATGGAGATTCCCATTGATGACCTTGGTAGAAGACTGAAGGTGAAGATGAACATGGATGAAGCTTTTCAGTATTACCCAACTCCATCCCACATACATACTCAGATTTCAACAGAGCTGCTACTTTCTACTTCTCATACAATAAGTTTAAGTCACATCCACGTTTTACAAAAACTAAATCTTGATGGAAATGCGATAGTGCGTGATAATTTATCAAACTTTATGTCAACACTAACTAATGTGTACAGGAAAATGGGTTTTAATCGTCTGGAAAAATATGTATTGAAACTTATAACACCTATGTTTTCATCTTCATTAGGATCTGTGATAGCATCTCATGACATTTACACTACTCACAGTATATCACCAGAAGCACTGTCCTGGTTTTCATTTGGTTTGAACTCAGATGTGGCATCTGGTGGATTGAAACTTGCATCAGCATTATATTGTGTAGGAGATATGGAAAGAGCAGAGTTAGTTCTGAGGAATACAGACGAAAACTATGATCTGAATACTGTTGAACCTGTATGTCAATGTAATAATCGTGATTGGTTTTACCAAAGGCAAGGATTCATGCATAAATGTAACACTGGAAATGAAGAAGTGTTAAAACATTACACAGCATTTTGTGTTAGATTTCTGAGGTGTGAAATTTGCTGTGTTCCAAAAGAGCTACAATCTGAAATGTTTAGATCTACACAAGAGGACAGGCTCGAAAGGGATGAAATGTTTGACAATTGGATGGATTTGGCAGTGGTAGATTCTCTCCCTTACCTCTACTTTTTACAGTACAAGACCTACGGAGCTCTTCAGAGAATGGCAGACCAACAATGTGCACTTGAAAACCTTGTCACTAGCATTGAAACAGAATCTAAATTAGGTCACAAGGAAACAGCACTAAACTTACTAGGACAGTGTATGGAACAGGAAAAAAGACAAATTGATGCTTTACACTGTTACATGATATCTCTTAATACCCAAGCAAGAAACAATGTAGCAAATTTTCTAATCTGTAGACTTCTCAATGAAATAGTTAGCATGCAGAGAAATACACCGAGCTGA